Proteins from one Acanthopagrus latus isolate v.2019 chromosome 18, fAcaLat1.1, whole genome shotgun sequence genomic window:
- the rapgef2 gene encoding rap guanine nucleotide exchange factor 2 isoform X15 codes for MTDTPQGHQATENEPGDMDLSGLPETAVDSEEDDDEEDIERASDPLMSRDIVRDCLEKDPMDRTDDDIEQLLEFMHQLPAFANMTMSVRRELCAVMVFAVVERAGTIVLNDGEELDSWSVILNGSVEVTYPDSRTEILCMGNSFGVSPTMEKEYMKGVMKTKVDDCQFVCIAQQDYCCILNQVEKNMQKVEEEGEIVMVKEHRELDRTGTRKGHIVIKGTSERLTMHLVEEHSVVDPTYIEDFLLTYRTFLSSPMVVGKKLLEWFHDPSLRDKVTRVVLLWVNNHFNDFEGDPAMTHFLEEFESNLEKEKMCGHLRLLNIACAAKAKPRLVTLTKPSRDSPLAFSLLGGQEKGFRIFIDAVEAGSKAAEVGLKRGDQILEVNGQNFENVQLSKANEILKNNTHLSITVKTNLLVFKELLTRPEHDHDLDGEEEHDRKNGAPHLPKIGDIKKASRYSIPDLAVDVEQVMGLEKVSKKAKTNTVGGRNKLKKIFDKTLTSILPPKPYNDVCVGQSQDDSIVGMKQSKQIPPPLPVSGNLSSSNPDLLQSHHRILDFNNQPVPVVVNMSDQVLRVFKADQQSRYIMIGKDTTAKEVVAQAIREFALTTAADAYSLCEVSVTPEGVIKQRRLPDQLSKLADRIQLSGRYYLKSNMETETLCSDEDAQDLLREGQISLLQLSTVEVATQLSMRAFELFCAIEPTEYIDDLFKLRSKTGSASLKRFEEAINHETFWVATEVTREPNQLKRMKTVKHFIKIALHCRECKNFNSMFAIISGLNLAPVSRLRGTWEKLPSKYEKLFGDLQDLFDPSRNMAKYRNVLNNQNLQPPIIPLFPVIKKDLTFLHEGNDSKVDGLVNFEKLRMIAKEIRHVGRMASVNMDPALMFRTRKKKWRSLGSLSQGSANAAVLDVTQTGGHKKRVRRSSFLNAKKLYEDAQMARKVKQYLSNLSLETNEESLQTLSLQCEPSISTLPKNSSGKRPDTSPVVSRAASQQRGQLAKGNQALQVPAVALYPSRKKVPVKDLPPFGTSSPQSLKKILSLSEEGNERHRRQPEDTVSNASSQLSSPPTSPQSSPKKGYNRMGDAYSDSGHSEISSRSSLVSNSSFDMAQEERRLRHSGGVGDSHIVGARLERRATTDPDQYSLGSYSSMQDCRGIYTGCPTVLSSPSSEELTQDQGDRVSLDAADSGRGSWTSCSSGSHDNIQTMQQGRSWETLAFGSGGGGGIGGLPPGGPEALLGGPAALWAAQARGSWASASSSSSSAAYWGEDSEGDTGTIKRRGGKDVNADPETSSITSTGSEEAKQLGRPSPSPITAGGKGLLSRKESRYREPPPTPPGYTALTISDLAEGQHPPPSVPTSTVTHTGRRPPDYTTALQRSRMVTQSPDSQAHQGAKQRAGGLHRTRSPAEDQDAEEEEEGESLSPKLIALRKPKPVAQHTPETPRP; via the exons AGCAATTACTGGAGTTCATGCATCAACTGCCAGCATTTGCCAACATGACCATGTCAGTGAGGAGGGAACTCTGCGCCGTCATGGTGTTCGCTGTGGTCGAACGAGCCGGCACCATCGTTCTCaatgatggagaggag CTGGACTCGTGGTCGGTGATCCTGAACGGTTCGGTGGAGGTGACGTACCCCGACAGCCGGACAGAGATCCTGTGCATGGGGAACAGTTTTGGGGTCTCACCAACAATGGAGAAGGAATACATGAAGGGCGTCATGAAGACCAAGGTGGACGACTGCCAG TTTGTGTGTATAGCCCAGCAGGACTACTGCTGCATCCTCAACCAGGTGGAGAAGAACATgcagaaggtggaggaggaaggggagatcGTTATGGTGAAAGAACACCGCGAACTGGACCGCACCGGCACCAGGAAGGGACACATCGTCATCAAG GGCACATCGGAGCGTCTCACCATGCACCTGGTGGAGGAACACTCAGTGGTGGACCCCACCTACATCGAGGACTTCCTGTTGACCTACAGGACCTTCCTCTCCAGCCCAATGGTCGTGGGCAAGAAGCTCCTGGAGTGGTTCCACGACCCCAGTCTCAGGGACAAG GTTACACGGGTAGTCTTGCTGTGGGTAAACAATCACTTCAATGACTTTGAGGGTGACCCTGCCATGACTCACTTTCTGGAAGAGTTCGAAAGCAATCTGGAGAAAGAA aaAATGTGTGGGCACCTCAGACTGTTAAATATAGCGTGCGCTGCTAAAGCCAAGCCGCGGCTGGTGACACTGACCAAGCCGTCCAGGGACTCTCCTCTGGCCTTCAGCCTGCTCGGAGGTCAGGAGAAAGGTTTCCGCATCTTCATCGATGCTGTGGAGGCAGGCAGCAAGGCAGCAGAGGTCGGCCTTAAGCGTGGAGATCAG atCTTGGAGGTCAACGGGCAGAACTTTGAGAATGTCCAGCTCAGCAAAGCCAACGAGATCCTGAAGAACAACACCCACCTGTCCataactgtgaaaacaaaccttttaG tgtttaaaGAGCTGCTAACCAGGCCAGAGCACGACCACGATTTGGACGGCGAGGAGGAACACGACAGAAAGAACGGCGCACCCCACCTCCCGAAGATCGGAGACATCAAGAAGGCCAGCCGCTACTCCATCCCCGACCTGGCGGTGGACGTGGAGCAGGTGATGGGCCTGGAGAAGGTCAGCAAGAAGGCGAAGACCAACACGGTGGGAGGACGCAACAAGCTGAAGAAGATCTTTGACAAGACGCTCACCAGCATCCTGCCGCCTAAACCGTACAA TGACGTTTGCGTGGGCCAATCGCAGGACGACAGCATTGTGGGGATGAAGCAGTCCAAACAGATCCCACCACCGCTGCCCGTCAGTGGAAACCTGTCGTCATCAAACCCAGACCTGCTGCAGTCTCACCACCGCATCCTGGACTTCAACAACCAGCctg TCCCGGTCGTAGTCA ATATGTCGGATCAGGTGTTACGAGTCTTCAAGGCGGACCAGCAGTCTCGATACATCATGATCGGGAAGGACACGACCGCTAAGGAGGTGGTGGCCCAGGCTATCAGGGAGTTTGCCCTGACTACAGCAGCAGACGCTTATTCACTGTGTGAAGTGTCCGTCACACCAGAGGGCGTCATCAAACAGAGGCGGCTTCCCGACCAGCTGTCGAAACTGGCCGACAGGATTCAGCTGAGTGGAAG ATACTACCTGAAGAGCAACATGGAGACGGAGACGTTGTGTTCAGACGAGGACGCTCAGGACCTCCTGCGAGAAGGCCAgatctctctgctgcagctcagtacAGTGGAGGTGGCCACTCAGCTCTCCATGAGGGCTTTTGAACTCTTCTGTGCCATCGAGCCCACAGAATACATCGACGACCTGTTCAAGCTGCGCTCCAAGACGGGCTCGGCCAGCCTGAAGCGCTTCGAGGAGGCCATTAACCACGAGACCTTCTGGGTGGCCACGGAGGTGACGCGAGAGCCGAACCAGCTCAAACGCATGAAGACCGTCAAGCACTTCATCAAGATCGCGCTGCACTGCCGCGAGTGCAAGAACTTCAACTCCATGTTCGCCATCATCAG TGGTCTGAACCTGGCTCCAGTCTCCAGACTGAGGGGGACGTGGGAGAAGCTACCGAGCAAGTACGAGAAGCTGTTCGGAGACCTGCAGGACCTCTTCGACCCGTCAAGAAATATGGCCAAGTACAGGAATGTCCTCAACAATCAGAACCTCCAGCCGCCGATTATCCCCCTGTTCCCCGTCATCAAGAAGGACCTCACCTTCCTACATGAAG gCAATGACTCTAAAGTGGACGGCCTGGTGAACTTTGAGAAGCTGAGGATGATTGCCAAAGAAATTCGCCATGTTGGTCGCATGGCCTCCGTCAACATGGACCCGGCCCTCATGTTCCGGACCAG gaagaagaagtggaggagtTTAGG GTCCTTAAGCCAGGGTAGTGCCAATGCGGCAGTGCTCGACGTCACCCAGACAGGCGGGCACAAGAAGCGAGTGCGACGCAGCTCCTTCCTGAACGCCAAAAAGCTTTACGAGGACGCCCAGATGGCCAGGAAGGTCAAACAGTACCTGTCCAACCTCAGCCTGGAGACGAACGAGGAGAGTCTGCAGACGCTGTCGCTGCAGTGTGAACCCTCCATCAGTACAT TGCCCAAGAATTCCAGTGGGAAGCGACCAGACACCTCCCCGGTCGTGTCCAGAGCTGCCAGCCAGCAGCGGGGCCAGCTGGCCAAAGGGAACCAGGCCCTGCAGGTCCCCGCTGTGGCCCTTTACCCATCCCGCAAGAAAGTGCCAGTCAAGGATCTGCCACCATTTG GCACCAGTTCCCCTCAGTCTCTGAAGAAgatcctgtctctgtctgaggAGGGGAACGAAAGGCACCGCAGGCAGCCAGAGGACACCGTGTCCAACGCCTCCTCCcagctctcctcccctcccacctCCCCCCAGAGCTCACCCAAGAAGG GTTACAACCGGATGGGAGACGCCTACTCAGACTCGGGTCACAGTGAGATCTCCTCTCGCTCCAGCCTCGTCAGTAACTCCTCGTTCGACATGGcccaggaggagaggaggctgcgTCACTCTGGAGGAGTCGGGGATTCACACATTGTGGGAGCGCGACTGGAACGAAGAGCCACCACCGACCCGGATCAGTACAGCCTCGG GTCGTATTCGTCGATGCAGGACTGTCGGGGCATTTATACCGGCTGCCCCACAGTTCTCTCCTCGCCCAGTTCAGAGGAGCTGACTCAGGATCAGGGCGATCGCGTTTCCCTCGACGCCGCAGACAGCGGCCGTGGCTCCTGGACTTCCTGCTCCTCTGGTTCCCACGACAACATCCAGACCATGCAGCAGGGGCGTAGCTGGGAGACTCTGGCCTTTGGAAGCGGAGGCGGAGGAGGCATTGGAGGACTCCCACCAGGCGGACCAGAGGCCTTACTGGGGGGGCCTGCTGCACTGTGGGCAGCCCAGGCCAGGGGGAGCTGGGCGTCCGCCAGCTCGTCCTCATCCTCAGCTGCGTACTGGGGGGAGGACTCTGAAGGAGACACTGGCACCatcaagaggagaggagggaaagacgTCAACGCCGACCCAGAAACAAGTAGCATCACGTCCACCGGGTCAGAGGAGGCCAAGCAGCTCGGACGGCCGTCCCCGTCCCCGATCACCGCTGGGGGTAAAGGCCTCCTCT CGCGGAAAGAAAGCCGTTACCGTGAGCCTCCCCCAACTCCCCCCGGCTACACCGCCCTGACCATCTCCGACCTCGCTGAAGGGCAGCACCCGCCCCCGTCTGTCCCCACGTCCACGGTGACCCACACGGGCCGCCGGCCGCCCGACTACACCACGGCCCTGCAGCGCTCACGCATGGTCACTCAGTCGCCCGACTCCCAGGCCCACCAGGGGGCCAAACAGCGGGCGGGCGGCCTCCACCGCACGCGCTCACCGGCCGAGGATCAAGatgctgaggaggaagaggagggtgagtcCTTGTCTCCCAAACTAATCGCTCTGAGGAAGCCAAAGCCAGTGGCACAGCATACACCTGAGACTCCCAGAccatga